In the Corynebacterium kroppenstedtii genome, one interval contains:
- a CDS encoding FecCD family ABC transporter permease — translation MTVTHSPAASPTPTSADGSPQPPGSSKAGRRLYVRRVIGLVVLLVLLAACLCAAMALGSRSIPLPKVWDVLSHFSSSSDASNSDTDTRVIIDLRIPRALLGIIVGMALGCAGALIQGHTRNPLADPGILGVSAGAAFAVVASFAFLGVTGNIATTLWAFGGAICATALVFGLASVGKATASPLNLVLGGAALGAVLSSLTSGLVLTNNDNLNRMRFWTVGSIAGRDMNVVMVSAPVIAVALIAAFATGPTLNLLNLGDDAATSLGVHVGRSRIVGVLLIALLAGAATAAAGPIGFVGLVVPHVVRSITGPDYRWILPYSALTGAVLVLVADIVGRLIARPGEVEVGIVLAFVGAPFFIYLISRNKVVEV, via the coding sequence ATGACTGTTACTCATTCACCGGCGGCCTCGCCGACGCCGACGTCCGCCGATGGCTCGCCCCAGCCACCTGGTAGCAGCAAGGCAGGCCGACGCCTCTATGTGCGTCGAGTTATCGGCCTCGTTGTTTTACTCGTTCTCCTTGCAGCGTGTTTATGTGCTGCGATGGCACTAGGGTCACGGAGTATTCCCCTGCCCAAGGTATGGGATGTTCTCAGCCATTTCTCATCATCATCCGACGCTTCAAATAGCGATACTGATACCCGGGTGATCATTGATCTCCGGATTCCCCGCGCCCTGCTCGGGATCATTGTCGGGATGGCCCTTGGTTGCGCCGGAGCGTTAATTCAGGGGCACACACGCAATCCCCTCGCGGATCCCGGCATTTTGGGTGTGTCAGCCGGAGCAGCCTTTGCGGTGGTCGCGAGTTTCGCATTCTTAGGCGTAACAGGGAATATTGCGACGACGCTCTGGGCGTTCGGTGGAGCAATCTGCGCCACTGCCTTAGTGTTCGGCTTGGCCTCTGTGGGCAAGGCGACGGCTAGCCCCTTGAACTTGGTGCTCGGCGGTGCCGCGCTGGGTGCCGTCTTGTCGTCATTAACCAGCGGACTGGTGTTAACCAACAACGACAATCTGAATCGCATGCGTTTTTGGACGGTGGGCTCGATTGCCGGCCGCGATATGAACGTCGTGATGGTCTCAGCCCCGGTGATCGCGGTGGCACTTATTGCTGCCTTCGCCACCGGGCCCACTCTCAATCTTCTTAACTTGGGTGACGACGCTGCGACGTCATTGGGAGTTCATGTCGGGCGGTCCAGAATCGTCGGCGTCCTACTTATCGCGTTGCTGGCGGGAGCGGCGACGGCTGCGGCGGGACCTATCGGGTTCGTTGGATTGGTTGTGCCGCATGTTGTCCGTTCCATCACAGGTCCGGATTATCGCTGGATATTGCCCTATTCGGCGTTGACGGGGGCTGTTCTGGTGCTTGTAGCCGATATTGTGGGCCGCCTCATCGCACGTCCGGGTGAAGTGGAAGTTGGCATCGTACTCGCGTTCGTGGGTGCACCGTTCTTCATTTACCTCATCAGCCGTAACAAGGTGGTGGAAGTATGA
- a CDS encoding FecCD family ABC transporter permease gives MTTPQQSKVRLPHHRTAFQWGPVSGVVSPRPLLVCLALVIAGVFLFAVAIGIGDFPIAPMDVLSVVFTGGGSRIEQLVVFEWRMPRALSAVIVGAALALSGALTQSVTRNALASPDILGVTSGASAAAVTVIVLGSGSGFAGWLAGAGIPASALMGALGTTVLMWLIGFRGRQMDIYRLVLLGIVVTALLNSYIHFLMIRAETSDAAAAKFWLTGSLSSVTWNRLRPVMVVLGICIIICVWISFELRASQLGPDLASSLGQPRRLVDAAILIVSVVLAAFAVSAGGPIGFIAFVAPQVAMRLAGTSAPPLFTSVLTGSVLLLLADIATQTVLPTELPVGLLTSAIGGVFLIYLLVRTSRKATV, from the coding sequence ATGACGACGCCACAACAAAGTAAAGTTCGTTTACCGCACCACCGGACTGCGTTTCAATGGGGCCCCGTGTCCGGCGTGGTGTCCCCTCGCCCGTTATTAGTATGTCTAGCGCTCGTCATAGCTGGGGTATTTCTCTTCGCTGTGGCTATTGGTATCGGTGATTTCCCTATCGCCCCCATGGACGTATTGTCTGTCGTTTTTACGGGTGGCGGCTCGCGTATTGAACAACTCGTTGTGTTCGAATGGCGAATGCCCCGCGCATTATCTGCTGTGATTGTTGGTGCAGCCCTGGCGCTGTCTGGTGCACTCACACAATCAGTTACCCGCAATGCCCTGGCCAGCCCTGATATTTTGGGCGTGACATCCGGCGCATCTGCGGCTGCCGTAACAGTCATTGTGCTGGGTTCAGGGAGTGGCTTCGCCGGGTGGCTTGCTGGGGCGGGCATCCCGGCTTCTGCATTAATGGGTGCCCTGGGCACGACTGTTCTCATGTGGCTCATCGGGTTTCGTGGCCGCCAGATGGATATTTATCGTCTGGTTCTGTTGGGTATTGTGGTCACCGCGCTGCTCAATTCCTATATCCACTTCCTGATGATTCGTGCCGAAACAAGCGACGCAGCTGCTGCAAAATTCTGGTTAACAGGCTCCCTTTCTTCCGTGACATGGAATCGATTGCGTCCCGTCATGGTTGTTTTGGGGATTTGCATCATTATTTGCGTCTGGATTTCTTTTGAACTTCGCGCATCGCAATTAGGTCCCGATCTGGCTTCCTCTCTGGGCCAACCTCGACGGCTGGTGGATGCAGCGATCCTCATTGTTTCGGTAGTGTTGGCCGCGTTTGCAGTCTCGGCCGGCGGTCCGATTGGTTTTATCGCTTTCGTTGCGCCCCAAGTAGCTATGCGTTTAGCCGGCACTTCTGCCCCACCCCTATTTACCTCAGTTCTCACGGGCTCAGTGCTTTTGCTTCTGGCCGATATTGCTACCCAGACGGTGCTTCCCACGGAGCTTCCCGTCGGTTTGCTCACTTCAGCGATCGGTGGCGTATTCCTTATTTATCTCCTTGTCCGCACGTCACGAAAGGCCACGGTATGA